The following are encoded in a window of Amphibacillus xylanus NBRC 15112 genomic DNA:
- a CDS encoding IS1182 family transposase has product MYQNYNMNQLVLPIDLEVKLQENDIAFVINDLVESIPEEAFENFLRKTGRPSYHPRMMLKITLCAYSQSVFSGRKIEALLKDSIRMMWLAQGYEPSYRTINRFRVDPDVQELLRQLFIQFRCQLVEEKIIDHDAIFIDGTKIEANANKFTFVWKKAVKNYSEKLIENSNKIYDELLEKEIIPEIKRESPDELSITELEEIAERLEETVNDYNKKIEECELGSERKRIRSERKFPKQALKRIKDFIDRKKKYAQDMDIFGERNSYSKTDHDATFMRMKDDYMRNGQLKPGYNVQIATEGQYTLAYDVFPNPTDTRTFIPFLDKIEKHFFDLPDYIVADAGYGSEQNYHDVLENRNRTPLITYNSYRKEQKRKYKNDPFKTDNWEYNGEHDYYVCPNGQKLTFQYFFNRTDRYGFTREFRVYQSENCNDCPLRSHCTKAKEGNNRRLFINKKWEEQKEYIRTKLSEEETGDIYKKRKIDVEPVFGFLKANLSFTRFSVRGKSKVENELAFALMAVNLRKYTAKIQNENNPNNPKQNRNCGNNNSMLIPQFFSSKTGYVPASFFKDVKRSVLLFR; this is encoded by the coding sequence ATGTATCAAAATTATAACATGAATCAATTGGTTTTGCCTATAGATTTGGAAGTGAAACTTCAGGAAAATGATATTGCTTTTGTCATTAATGATTTAGTAGAGAGTATTCCTGAAGAAGCTTTTGAAAATTTTCTTCGAAAAACAGGTCGTCCTTCATATCATCCACGAATGATGTTAAAAATAACATTATGTGCTTACTCTCAATCAGTATTTTCCGGCAGGAAAATCGAAGCTCTCCTCAAAGACAGTATTCGTATGATGTGGCTTGCACAAGGTTATGAACCAAGTTATCGCACAATCAATCGTTTCCGAGTCGATCCAGATGTACAAGAATTATTACGACAATTATTCATCCAATTTCGCTGTCAATTGGTTGAAGAAAAAATCATCGATCATGATGCAATATTTATTGATGGAACAAAAATTGAAGCTAATGCAAATAAATTTACTTTTGTATGGAAAAAAGCAGTTAAAAATTATAGTGAGAAGTTAATCGAAAACTCAAATAAAATATATGATGAGCTACTTGAAAAAGAAATTATCCCGGAAATTAAACGTGAAAGTCCTGACGAACTTTCCATTACTGAACTTGAAGAAATAGCTGAAAGATTAGAAGAAACGGTGAACGATTATAATAAAAAAATTGAGGAATGTGAACTTGGAAGTGAACGTAAAAGAATTCGTTCAGAGAGAAAGTTTCCTAAGCAAGCATTGAAACGAATAAAGGACTTTATTGATCGAAAGAAGAAATACGCACAAGATATGGATATATTTGGAGAAAGAAACAGTTATTCTAAAACCGATCATGATGCTACTTTTATGCGTATGAAAGATGACTATATGAGGAATGGACAATTGAAGCCTGGATACAATGTTCAAATCGCAACAGAAGGTCAATACACGCTTGCTTACGATGTTTTTCCGAATCCAACGGATACACGTACATTTATTCCTTTTTTAGATAAAATTGAAAAGCACTTTTTTGATTTACCTGACTATATCGTCGCTGATGCTGGATATGGTAGTGAACAAAATTATCATGATGTTTTAGAGAATCGCAACCGGACACCTCTTATTACATATAACAGTTATAGGAAAGAGCAGAAAAGAAAATATAAGAATGATCCATTTAAGACGGACAATTGGGAGTACAATGGAGAGCATGACTATTACGTTTGTCCGAACGGACAAAAATTAACTTTCCAGTACTTTTTTAATCGTACAGATCGTTATGGATTTACAAGGGAATTTAGGGTATATCAATCTGAAAATTGTAATGATTGTCCATTACGCTCTCATTGCACAAAAGCAAAAGAGGGGAACAATCGAAGGTTGTTTATTAATAAAAAGTGGGAAGAGCAAAAAGAATATATAAGAACTAAGCTTTCGGAAGAAGAAACTGGAGACATTTATAAAAAACGCAAAATAGATGTTGAACCAGTTTTTGGATTCTTGAAGGCTAATTTGTCGTTCACTCGATTTTCCGTTAGAGGAAAATCGAAAGTAGAAAATGAATTAGCATTTGCCTTAATGGCGGTAAACTTAAGAAAGTATACCGCCAAAATCCAAAATGAAAATAATCCTAACAATCCAAAACAAAATAGAAATTGCGGAAACAACAATTCAATGTTGATTCCGCAATTTTTCTCATCTAAGACTGGTTATGTCCCAGCCTCTTTTTTTAAGGATGTGAAACGATCAGTTCTGCTGTTCCGTTGA
- a CDS encoding BglG family transcription antiterminator → MNARVFSILRELMAFDQAITSEYIAQTLDVTSRTIRDDIKILDYTLQKHGAKINSIRGTGYQLMINDDKKFRHFLNQLLKRELNEQALPNSPDERITYLVKRFLLAENYLKLDDLCDEMHISKSTIQNDLRSVKDLFSNYDLSLQQKPNYGLKLSGNEVKMRFAMSEHIFDRSELVSKTVWKKQLAQITNIEMHSLEDVWSVIIKEIKDNQISLSDIAIHNLFIHIIIAYKRIKDGHYVSLINQDLKEIKKQKEYQVALTIVAATERILTVAFPIEEIAYISIHLLGTKMVQQTNLSNSDLENILEKQTQVLTTKIIDLIEAKMKLDIQNDKELIIGLGLHLKPAINRYKYGMNIRNPMLTDIKLNYPLAFEAAVIAGMVLENEINVSIDENEIGYIALHIGAAIERKKLKTGPKSCYIVCASGLGSAHLIKYKLKSVFGSQMNIAGITEYYKLNQIPFNEIDFIVSSVPISEKLKVPVIVVNTILSKKDLNKIETHLNRKTNSMIDFIKEDFVFLNKEFATKEATLSFLVDQIQEKMSLPDNYLDLIYEREEVAPTAYGNLIAIPHPITAQAKETFLSICTLQKPINWAGKRVQFICLLNVEKDGHQDLEIMYKGLIRIVEDPNIVQQLIQTKNYRDFVKILLALEA, encoded by the coding sequence ATGAATGCTCGGGTTTTTTCAATCTTAAGAGAATTGATGGCCTTTGACCAAGCCATCACTAGCGAATACATTGCTCAAACTCTCGACGTAACATCACGAACGATTCGTGATGATATTAAGATTCTTGACTATACGTTACAAAAGCATGGCGCTAAAATAAATTCAATTCGTGGTACAGGCTATCAACTGATGATTAATGACGATAAAAAGTTTAGACACTTTTTAAACCAACTATTGAAAAGAGAATTGAATGAACAAGCATTACCTAACTCACCTGATGAGCGAATCACGTATTTAGTCAAGCGTTTTCTGCTTGCTGAAAATTATTTAAAACTGGATGATCTCTGTGATGAAATGCATATTAGTAAGTCAACAATTCAAAATGACTTACGATCTGTTAAAGATCTGTTCAGCAACTACGACCTCTCACTACAACAAAAACCAAACTACGGCTTAAAGTTGTCTGGCAATGAAGTGAAGATGCGCTTTGCCATGTCAGAGCATATTTTCGATCGAAGTGAACTGGTATCAAAAACAGTTTGGAAGAAACAACTTGCCCAAATTACAAATATCGAGATGCATAGCTTAGAAGATGTGTGGTCTGTCATTATCAAAGAAATTAAAGACAATCAGATCTCCCTTTCAGATATTGCAATCCATAATTTATTTATTCATATTATTATCGCTTATAAGAGGATTAAAGATGGTCATTACGTTTCTCTTATTAATCAAGATTTAAAAGAAATAAAAAAGCAAAAGGAATATCAAGTTGCTTTAACAATTGTTGCAGCGACGGAAAGAATATTAACCGTTGCATTCCCAATAGAAGAAATCGCCTATATTTCGATTCATTTACTTGGCACAAAAATGGTCCAGCAAACGAATCTATCTAATAGTGATTTAGAAAATATTTTAGAAAAGCAAACACAAGTGTTGACAACAAAAATCATTGATCTAATTGAAGCAAAAATGAAATTAGATATTCAGAACGACAAGGAATTAATTATTGGGCTAGGCTTACACTTAAAACCAGCAATTAATCGTTATAAATACGGGATGAACATTAGAAATCCAATGCTTACTGATATTAAGCTAAATTATCCACTTGCCTTTGAAGCAGCTGTTATTGCAGGAATGGTACTTGAAAATGAGATCAATGTTTCAATTGATGAAAATGAAATTGGTTATATCGCCTTACACATCGGTGCAGCTATTGAACGAAAAAAGTTAAAAACAGGGCCGAAAAGTTGCTATATCGTCTGTGCCTCCGGTCTTGGAAGCGCCCATTTAATTAAATACAAATTAAAATCTGTCTTCGGGTCACAAATGAATATAGCTGGAATAACTGAGTACTATAAGTTAAACCAAATTCCTTTTAATGAAATTGATTTTATTGTTAGTTCTGTACCGATTTCAGAAAAACTAAAAGTACCGGTTATTGTCGTCAATACAATTTTATCAAAAAAAGATCTCAATAAAATTGAAACTCACTTGAACAGAAAAACAAACAGTATGATTGATTTTATTAAAGAAGATTTTGTTTTCTTAAATAAAGAATTTGCCACTAAAGAAGCTACTTTAAGCTTTTTAGTTGATCAAATTCAAGAAAAAATGAGTCTACCCGATAATTATTTAGATTTAATTTATGAACGTGAGGAAGTAGCACCTACCGCGTACGGTAATTTGATTGCAATCCCGCATCCAATTACAGCACAGGCTAAGGAGACCTTTTTATCAATCTGCACATTGCAAAAACCGATTAACTGGGCTGGTAAACGCGTTCAATTTATTTGTTTATTAAACGTGGAGAAAGATGGACACCAAGATTTAGAGATTATGTATAAAGGACTTATTAGAATTGTAGAGGATCCAAATATTGTTCAACAGCTGATCCAGACAAAAAATTATCGTGATTTTGTCAAGATATTATTAGCACTTGAAGCTTAA
- a CDS encoding glycoside hydrolase family 1 protein, whose protein sequence is MTLNYSFPENFWWGSASSAPQSEGSHNGIKGRDIWDHWYQTEPNRFFDQIGPSQTSDFFIHYRQDIERMKRIGHNSFRLSISWARLIPGGTGEVNQEAVQFYNDVINQLLAHKIEPFVNLFHFDMPLELQNIGGWENRKVIDAYTKYAEIAFNLFGDRVKKWFTFNEPIVPVEGGYLYDFHYPNIIDFKKAIQVAYHTMIAHKQAVQIYHKNQDGEIGIILNLTPSYPRSQHPADLKAANICDLIFNRSFLDPAVKGTYPHELIELLADYDLLPETEPGDNQLIESNKIDLLGVNYYQPRRVKAKEDLPNPDSPIMPEWFFSYYEMPGRKMNMYRGWEIYEKGIYDIMINLRDNYDNIRSFISENGMGVQDEERFLKNGQIEDDYRIEFIKEHLKWLHKAIEAGCNVRGYHLWTFIDNWSWMNAYKNRYGFYSVNIKTQERTAKKSAYWFAEIAKQNGFND, encoded by the coding sequence ATGACATTAAACTACTCATTTCCAGAAAACTTTTGGTGGGGTAGCGCATCATCCGCTCCACAATCTGAAGGATCACATAATGGAATAAAAGGCAGAGATATTTGGGATCACTGGTACCAAACAGAGCCTAACCGCTTTTTCGATCAAATTGGACCGAGTCAAACATCTGACTTTTTTATTCATTATCGACAAGATATCGAACGAATGAAGCGCATCGGCCATAATAGCTTTAGGTTATCGATCTCATGGGCACGTCTGATCCCAGGCGGAACTGGTGAAGTCAATCAAGAAGCAGTGCAGTTTTACAATGATGTGATTAATCAGTTACTCGCTCATAAAATTGAACCATTTGTTAACTTATTTCACTTCGATATGCCACTTGAATTACAAAACATTGGCGGTTGGGAAAATCGAAAAGTAATTGACGCCTATACTAAGTACGCTGAGATTGCTTTTAATCTCTTTGGCGATCGGGTTAAAAAATGGTTTACCTTTAACGAACCTATCGTTCCTGTTGAGGGTGGATACTTATACGATTTTCACTATCCTAATATCATTGATTTCAAAAAGGCAATTCAAGTCGCTTATCATACGATGATCGCCCATAAACAGGCAGTGCAAATCTATCATAAAAATCAGGATGGAGAGATTGGGATTATTTTAAATTTAACTCCCTCCTATCCACGGAGTCAACATCCAGCTGACTTAAAGGCAGCCAACATTTGCGATTTGATTTTTAATCGAAGTTTTCTTGATCCCGCTGTTAAAGGGACATATCCACATGAATTGATTGAGCTTTTAGCTGACTATGATTTGTTGCCAGAAACAGAACCTGGTGATAATCAGCTAATTGAAAGTAATAAAATTGATCTTTTGGGCGTTAATTATTATCAGCCGAGGCGGGTAAAGGCCAAAGAGGACTTACCAAATCCCGATAGTCCGATTATGCCCGAATGGTTCTTTAGTTATTATGAGATGCCTGGTCGAAAAATGAACATGTATCGTGGCTGGGAAATCTACGAAAAAGGAATCTATGATATTATGATTAACCTGAGGGATAACTACGATAACATCCGATCATTCATTTCAGAAAATGGGATGGGCGTTCAAGACGAAGAGCGCTTCTTAAAAAATGGTCAAATCGAAGACGATTATCGAATTGAGTTTATTAAAGAACATTTAAAATGGTTACACAAAGCTATCGAAGCTGGTTGCAATGTTAGAGGTTATCACCTATGGACATTTATCGACAATTGGTCTTGGATGAACGCTTATAAAAATCGTTACGGTTTTTACTCTGTCAATATCAAAACACAAGAACGAACCGCAAAGAAAAGCGCCTACTGGTTTGCGGAAATTGCTAAGCAAAATGGATTTAACGATTAA
- a CDS encoding helix-turn-helix domain-containing protein, translated as MVKYNFEFKLEVVIAYLAGKGGYKSLANQFSISDKSAVRKWVKVYETMGESGLKKRKSHKTYSVEFKLDVLQYKLRTEESYQDVALKFNMHEPSIVANWMRIWNKEGIDGLSKPKGRPPMSKKKKQKKNDNTLTRVQQLEREIELLRAENAYLKKLRASGINIPSRMRK; from the coding sequence ATGGTGAAATATAATTTTGAATTTAAATTAGAAGTAGTAATTGCTTATTTAGCAGGTAAAGGAGGTTATAAATCATTAGCTAATCAATTTTCAATTTCTGATAAAAGCGCTGTTAGAAAATGGGTTAAAGTTTATGAAACGATGGGTGAATCAGGTCTAAAAAAGAGAAAGTCACATAAAACTTATTCTGTTGAATTTAAGTTAGATGTTCTACAATATAAATTAAGAACAGAAGAGTCTTATCAAGATGTTGCCTTGAAGTTCAATATGCACGAACCATCGATTGTCGCCAATTGGATGCGTATTTGGAATAAAGAAGGCATTGATGGACTCTCTAAACCAAAGGGGCGTCCTCCTATGTCAAAAAAGAAAAAGCAAAAGAAAAACGATAACACTTTAACTAGGGTACAACAGCTTGAACGAGAAATTGAATTACTTCGTGCGGAAAATGCTTACTTAAAAAAGCTCCGAGCCTCAGGAATAAATATTCCGAGCCGAATGCGAAAGTAG
- a CDS encoding PTS lactose/cellobiose transporter subunit IIA: protein MESTITETAFQIILHAGNGKANAMEAIQEAKSGDFEAADKKITEANIDLRKAHQFQTKLLQDEANGSDKEITIILIHAQDHLMTSMTVRDLAIEMIDLYRRL from the coding sequence ATGGAATCAACGATAACTGAAACAGCATTTCAAATCATCTTACATGCCGGAAACGGAAAAGCAAATGCGATGGAGGCAATTCAGGAGGCAAAATCAGGTGATTTTGAAGCAGCCGATAAAAAAATAACGGAAGCAAATATCGATTTAAGAAAAGCACATCAATTTCAAACAAAATTACTTCAGGATGAAGCAAACGGTTCAGATAAAGAGATTACCATCATCTTAATTCACGCTCAAGATCATTTAATGACGTCAATGACCGTTCGTGATTTAGCGATTGAAATGATCGATTTATACCGAAGATTATAG
- the manA gene encoding mannose-6-phosphate isomerase, class I: MYNEPIFLKPVFQERIWGGDKLKSIFNYNIPNDKTGEAWVISAHENGPSQITNGPLANKTLKDAWEKHPELFNKTTGHNEAYPLLVKILDANDNLSIQVHPDDKYAQEIENEPYGKTECWYVLDAEEGAEIVFGHHANSKAQLEEMAKTGQWEQLFRRIPAKKGDFVYVPSGTIHAIGAGIVILETQQSSDITYRVYDYDRTDDEGNPRELHLDSSIEVTTVPHQVADFEQTETKQDNLMIKKLIEEQYFTVYHWNLTGLSRSTRKADFIQLSMIEGEAEIITNGKSFSIKKGDHFVIPATIDTFEINGTAELIVSHP, translated from the coding sequence ATGTATAATGAACCGATTTTTTTAAAGCCTGTTTTTCAAGAAAGAATATGGGGTGGCGACAAATTAAAAAGCATTTTCAATTATAATATCCCTAACGACAAAACTGGAGAAGCTTGGGTCATCTCTGCACACGAAAATGGACCGAGTCAAATTACAAACGGCCCATTAGCTAATAAAACATTGAAGGACGCTTGGGAAAAGCATCCCGAATTATTCAATAAAACAACTGGACACAATGAAGCGTATCCTTTACTCGTAAAGATTCTTGATGCAAATGATAATTTATCAATTCAAGTTCATCCAGACGATAAGTATGCGCAAGAGATTGAAAATGAACCCTACGGAAAAACAGAATGCTGGTATGTACTTGATGCTGAAGAAGGAGCTGAAATTGTTTTTGGGCATCACGCTAATTCAAAAGCACAACTAGAGGAAATGGCTAAAACAGGCCAATGGGAGCAGTTATTCCGCCGGATCCCAGCAAAAAAAGGTGACTTCGTTTATGTACCAAGCGGAACGATTCATGCAATCGGAGCGGGTATCGTTATTTTAGAAACCCAACAAAGTTCCGATATAACATATCGTGTCTATGATTATGACCGAACAGATGACGAAGGGAATCCTCGTGAATTACATTTAGATTCATCAATTGAGGTGACAACTGTGCCTCATCAAGTTGCTGACTTTGAACAAACAGAAACAAAACAAGATAATTTGATGATTAAAAAATTAATTGAAGAGCAATATTTCACGGTTTACCACTGGAATTTAACTGGCCTAAGCCGCTCTACTCGAAAAGCGGACTTTATTCAACTAAGCATGATCGAAGGTGAGGCTGAGATCATTACAAATGGCAAATCCTTTTCAATTAAAAAAGGTGACCACTTTGTTATTCCAGCTACGATTGACACATTCGAAATCAACGGAACAGCAGAACTGATCGTTTCACATCCTTAA
- a CDS encoding glycosyl hydrolase, which translates to MKMRKKWLPILMVLILIANLFPVNQVVEASESHVLNLSNPNASQYTKELFAYLKGLGDDEILFGQQHAMDEGLTLSGEGNRVGSTESEVKNAVGDHPAIFGWDTNSLDGRERPGNAIDDVVLSQEQRTRNLADSMIAAHKLGGIVTLSMHPNNFVTGGSYGDTSGNVVREILPGGSKHDEFNQWLDNLVDLSHLVVDDNGEAIPIIFRPFHEQTGGWFWWGATTTTPEQYKAIFRYTVEYLHEHGNNNFLIAFSPGAGSAGDLERYLRTYPGDDYVDILGIDKYDEKNNAGSQAWINAMAADLSMMAQEAEARGKVSAFTEFGYSAEGMNQTGNNLEWWTTVLDGIMNHPDYPDAAKTSYMLTWANFGWPNNMFVPYKDINGDLGGDHELLPNFTEFFEDERTLFREQVAGVYGTGKQYEVAPHEPFMYLVSPTNGDRIVSSPLEFKARVVNGVDPSVTYSVDGGDEVHMELDGQYYQASWAPTAEYNESAVDVTVRYYEGDQLINEQTHRYYIFLSDVLIEELTFEDGIDGIKSNGTYPDDGVDFSLSPAQLNGKGMLELTVEGMPAEEWWQELKLELTQLDDVNLGLVNQLRLDGYVPVSAGEGSFNTVVQLPDNWDDKYEASVVLGSLDTVTIDGTDYYQYEATVNFPHAVDARTIAVSLVGVQLELDDPIYVERIQLLNSYVPAPEDPFLVDDFEGYMGDDALLDSAYGSNGDPITLSLTDEYKSNGGYGLRYDFTIGSSGYSGREINFGPVDWTGANAVSFWMKHDGHPGLHLTLQINIGGVAFEYYVDLDEAYEGIVELPLVDFAPAHWEGNQDAIVDQNRIGRVSSFAFYMGREDDANHEGTIYFDEIRAVDLEDAPEIPAVEDSGPAEPIVYDFEEELAGWVGPNASIKDGHLRVDISSGRNTEVKKTSGYDLSDYNYMVARVKVDASLSAKMFIKTGSDWSWSDSGEIALDNDGYTEMIFDISEIDTRENVQEIGFEFLGGELENDIEVLIDSIQIVNDLDDLISGEDTENPVDPEIPEEDMTKELENKIAELTKRIEELETMGIDIAELNRLLAELKAEVEALELNDDNLSAKVMELLTRIEALEAQLAEREDEQGVNVPEGEGSNDDQAGKTEDDQSGDAEENEATDGKGNPLPSTATALYNYLLIGALILIVGAGLALYSYKRKNA; encoded by the coding sequence ATGAAAATGAGAAAAAAGTGGTTACCAATTTTAATGGTTCTTATTCTTATTGCAAATCTATTCCCAGTTAATCAAGTTGTGGAAGCGAGTGAAAGTCATGTTTTGAATCTATCAAATCCAAATGCATCACAATACACAAAAGAATTGTTTGCCTATTTAAAAGGGCTTGGTGATGATGAAATCTTATTTGGTCAACAGCATGCGATGGATGAAGGCCTAACTTTATCGGGGGAAGGAAATCGAGTCGGTTCAACAGAATCTGAAGTAAAAAATGCTGTTGGTGATCATCCAGCGATTTTTGGTTGGGATACGAATAGTCTGGATGGTCGAGAGCGGCCAGGTAATGCAATTGATGACGTTGTGTTATCCCAAGAGCAACGGACGCGGAATTTAGCTGACTCGATGATTGCCGCGCATAAGTTAGGTGGGATTGTTACGTTAAGTATGCACCCAAATAACTTTGTTACAGGTGGGTCGTATGGGGACACATCAGGAAATGTCGTTCGTGAAATTTTGCCTGGTGGTAGCAAGCACGATGAATTTAATCAATGGTTAGATAACTTGGTTGATTTATCACACTTAGTTGTTGATGATAATGGTGAAGCAATTCCAATTATTTTCCGCCCGTTCCATGAACAAACAGGTGGTTGGTTCTGGTGGGGTGCAACAACAACGACGCCAGAACAGTATAAAGCGATTTTCCGTTACACAGTTGAATATTTGCATGAGCACGGAAATAATAACTTCCTAATTGCTTTTTCTCCAGGAGCTGGCTCAGCGGGAGATTTGGAGCGTTATCTACGCACATATCCTGGTGATGATTATGTTGATATCTTAGGTATTGATAAATATGATGAAAAGAATAACGCAGGATCACAAGCATGGATTAATGCAATGGCAGCTGATTTATCGATGATGGCTCAAGAGGCAGAAGCACGTGGTAAAGTTTCAGCTTTTACTGAGTTTGGTTACAGTGCAGAAGGTATGAATCAAACGGGTAATAATTTAGAGTGGTGGACAACTGTACTAGATGGAATTATGAATCACCCTGATTACCCAGATGCGGCTAAAACTTCTTACATGTTAACGTGGGCAAACTTTGGTTGGCCGAATAACATGTTTGTCCCATATAAAGATATCAATGGTGATTTAGGTGGCGATCATGAATTGTTACCTAATTTTACAGAATTTTTTGAAGATGAGCGAACTCTATTTAGAGAACAAGTAGCGGGTGTTTATGGTACTGGAAAACAGTATGAAGTTGCTCCACATGAACCGTTTATGTATTTAGTCTCGCCGACAAATGGTGATCGAATTGTTTCAAGTCCGCTTGAATTTAAGGCACGTGTCGTCAATGGTGTCGATCCGTCTGTCACATATAGTGTAGATGGTGGCGATGAGGTTCACATGGAATTAGATGGTCAATATTATCAAGCAAGTTGGGCCCCGACTGCAGAATATAATGAATCTGCTGTAGATGTTACGGTTCGTTATTATGAAGGTGATCAACTGATTAATGAACAGACACATCGCTATTACATTTTCTTGTCAGATGTGTTAATCGAAGAATTAACATTTGAAGATGGAATTGATGGGATCAAGAGTAACGGCACATATCCTGACGATGGTGTTGATTTTAGTCTTAGCCCCGCCCAATTAAATGGAAAGGGTATGCTTGAATTAACGGTAGAAGGAATGCCAGCAGAAGAGTGGTGGCAGGAATTAAAATTAGAATTGACCCAATTAGATGATGTCAATTTAGGATTAGTAAACCAACTAAGGTTAGATGGTTATGTTCCTGTCAGTGCAGGGGAGGGCAGTTTTAATACAGTTGTCCAATTACCTGATAATTGGGATGATAAATACGAAGCCTCGGTTGTGTTGGGCTCCCTGGATACTGTTACAATTGATGGAACTGATTATTATCAATACGAAGCTACGGTTAATTTCCCGCACGCGGTTGATGCAAGAACGATCGCAGTGTCGCTAGTAGGGGTCCAATTAGAGTTAGATGATCCTATTTATGTTGAGCGGATTCAATTATTGAACAGTTATGTACCAGCTCCAGAAGATCCATTCTTAGTCGATGATTTTGAGGGGTATATGGGTGATGATGCTTTACTAGATAGCGCTTATGGATCGAATGGTGATCCGATTACATTATCATTGACAGATGAATACAAATCAAATGGTGGCTATGGCTTACGATATGACTTTACGATTGGCAGTTCTGGTTATTCTGGACGTGAAATCAACTTTGGCCCTGTAGATTGGACAGGTGCGAATGCGGTTTCGTTCTGGATGAAGCATGACGGGCATCCGGGATTACATCTGACACTTCAGATTAACATTGGTGGCGTTGCTTTTGAATATTATGTTGATTTAGATGAAGCTTATGAAGGTATAGTTGAACTCCCGTTAGTTGACTTTGCGCCAGCGCATTGGGAAGGTAACCAAGACGCGATTGTCGACCAAAATCGAATTGGTCGTGTCTCGAGCTTTGCTTTTTACATGGGTAGAGAAGATGATGCAAACCATGAGGGAACGATTTATTTCGATGAGATTCGTGCAGTTGACTTAGAAGATGCACCAGAAATACCGGCAGTAGAAGATAGTGGACCAGCTGAGCCGATTGTTTATGACTTTGAAGAAGAGTTAGCTGGTTGGGTAGGTCCTAACGCATCGATTAAAGACGGTCATTTAAGAGTGGATATTTCATCTGGTCGCAATACAGAAGTTAAGAAAACATCAGGCTATGATCTGAGTGATTATAATTATATGGTTGCTCGGGTTAAGGTTGATGCATCCTTAAGTGCTAAAATGTTTATTAAAACTGGAAGTGATTGGTCGTGGTCTGATTCTGGTGAAATTGCATTAGACAATGATGGCTACACAGAGATGATTTTTGATATTTCAGAAATCGATACTCGCGAAAATGTTCAAGAAATCGGATTTGAATTCCTCGGTGGGGAGTTAGAGAATGACATTGAGGTTTTAATTGATTCGATCCAAATTGTTAATGATTTAGATGATTTAATTAGCGGAGAAGACACGGAAAACCCGGTTGATCCTGAAATACCAGAAGAAGATATGACTAAGGAATTAGAAAACAAAATTGCAGAGCTTACAAAACGTATCGAAGAATTAGAAACGATGGGTATAGATATTGCTGAGCTAAATCGACTGTTAGCTGAGCTTAAAGCGGAAGTTGAGGCTCTTGAGTTGAATGATGACAATCTCTCGGCTAAAGTTATGGAGCTTCTAACTCGAATTGAAGCACTTGAAGCTCAACTTGCTGAGCGAGAAGATGAGCAAGGTGTAAATGTTCCAGAAGGTGAAGGTTCAAATGATGATCAAGCTGGAAAAACAGAAGATGATCAGTCAGGAGATGCAGAAGAAAACGAAGCAACAGATGGTAAGGGTAATCCATTACCATCAACAGCTACAGCTCTTTACAATTACTTGTTAATCGGAGCCTTAATTCTCATAGTTGGTGCTGGATTAGCATTGTATAGCTACAAGCGTAAAAACGCATAA